Proteins from a genomic interval of Quercus robur chromosome 9, dhQueRobu3.1, whole genome shotgun sequence:
- the LOC126698831 gene encoding tubulin alpha chain-like — protein sequence MRECISIHIGQAGIQVGNACWELYCLEHGIQPDGQMLSDKTIGGGDDAFNTFFSETGAGKHVPRAVFVDLEPTVIDEVRTGNYRQLFHPEQLISGKEDAANNFARGHYTIGKEIVDLCLDRIRKLADNCTGLQGFLVFNAVGGGTGSGLGSLLLERLSVDYGKKSKLGFTVYPSPQVSTSVVEPYNSVLSTHSLLEHTDVAILLDNEAIYDICRRSLDIERPTYTNLNRLVSQVISSLTASLRFDGALNVDVTEFQTNLVPYPRIHFMLSSYAPVISAEKAYHEQLSVAEITNSAFEPSSMMAKCDPRHGKYMACCLMYRGDVVPKDVNAAVATIKTKRTIQFVDWCPTGFKCGINYQPPTVVPGGDLAKVQRAVCMISNSTSVAEVFSRIDHKFDLMYAKRAFVHWYVGEGMEEGEFSEAREDLAALEKDYEEVGAEADEGEDDEGDEY from the exons ATGAGAGAGTGCATTTCAATCCACATTGGTCAAGCCGGTATTCAAGTCGGCAATGCCTGCTGGGAACTCTATTGCCTTGAACATGGCATCCAG CCTGATGGCCAAATGCTAAGTGACAAGACTATTGGTGGAGGTGATGATGCCTTCAACACCTTTTTCAGTGAAACTGGTGCTGGGAAGCATGTCCCTCGTGCTGTCTTTGTTGATCTTGAGCCCACTGTCATTGATGAAGTGAGGACTGGGAATTACCGCCAGCTCTTCCACCCAGAACAGCTTATCAGTGGCAAGGAAGATGCTGCTAACAACTTTGCCCGTGGCCACTATACTA TTGGCAAGGAGATTGTTGATCTGTGCCTGGACCGTATCAGAAAGCTTGCTGACAACTGCACTGGCCTCCAAGGATTTCTGGTTTTTAATGCTGTTGGTGGAGGCACTGGTTCTGGGCTTGGCTCCCTTCTCTTAGAGCGTTTGTCTGTTGATTATGGGAAGAAATCGAAGCTGGGTTTCACAGTTTACCCTTCTCCACAGGTCTCCACATCTGTTGTTGAGCCCTACAACAGTGTCCTCTCCACCCACTCCCTCCTGGAACACACTGATGTGGCTATACTTTTGGACAATGAGGCCATCTATGATATTTGCAGGCGCTCCCTTGACATTGAGCGACCCACCTACACCAACCTCAACCGACTTGTCTCCCAG GTGATTTCATCCTTGACGGCCTCTCTTAGATTTGATGGTGCACTAAATGTGGATGTGACTGAATTCCAAACCAACTTGGTTCCCTACCCCAGGATCCACTTTATGCTTTCCTCTTATGCACCAGTCATCTCTGCTGAGAAAGCATATCATGAACAACTTTCAGTAGCTGAAATTACCAACAGTGCTTTTGAGCCTTCTTCTATGATGGCAAAATGTGATCCTCGTCATGGAAAGTACATGGCATGCTGCTTGATGTACCGTGGTGATGTTGTGCCTAAGGATGTCAATGCTGCCGTTGCTACAATCAAGACCAAGCGCACCATTCAGTTTGTTGACTGGTGCCCCACTGGATTTAAGTGTGGTATCAACTACCAGCCTCCCACCGTTGTTCCAGGAGGAGACCTTGCCAAGGTGCAGAGAGCTGTTTGCATGATCTCAAACTCTACCAGTGTGGCTGAGGTGTTCTCCCGCATTGACCACAAGTTTGATCTCATGTATGCCAAGCGTGCCTTTGTGCATTGGTATGTTGGTGAGGGAATGGAGGAAGGAGAATTCTCTGAAGCTCGTGAGGACCTTGCTGCCTTGGAGAAGGATTATGAGGAGGTTGGTGCTGAGGCAGATGAGGGTGAGGATGATGAAGGTGATGAGTACTAA
- the LOC126698832 gene encoding uncharacterized protein LOC126698832 yields MDRQENKRRRVLQIWEWRRGLWDWEWRRRMTIAYVVCLVAYWLILRRRPQRRQVIYSISSLSLERRSVRDELMREIIENKKCRDIIRMGPGAFLDLCDMLRKEGGLQPTQRATIEEQVAKFLYILSHGVKHREISFFFRRSGETINRHFHQVLRSVIQLEEKFLKQPDGSQTSVEILNSSRFFPYFKDCIGAIDGTHIRAKVPIEDAPRYRGRKDYPTQNVLAACTFDLKFTYVLPGWEGTASDSRILKNALSRRDKLKVPQGKYYLVDAGFMLRSTLLAPYRGVRYHLKEYSRNPPQNAKELFNLRHASLRNAIERAFGVLKKRFPIIASSNEPSYGVPTQKKIILACCILHNYLIGADPDDRILHEVDEEILNNPEPHEQLGAQRERNNDDVAQGEILRNLIATDMWRDYTSNPT; encoded by the exons ATGGATAGACAAGAGAATAAAAGGAGACGTGTATTGCAAATTTGGGAATGGAGACGTGGATTATGGGATTGGGAATGGAGACGTCGAATGACAATTGCTTATGTAGTTTGTCTTGTTGCCTATTGGTTAATACTTCGAAGGAGGCCTCAAAGGAGACAAGTAATTTACTCAATTAGTAGTTTGAGTTTAGAAAGACGAAGTGTTCGCGATGAACTAATGAGAGagataattgaaaataaaaagtgtcGTGATATTATACGCATGGGGCCTGGAGCTTTTTTAGATTTGTGTGACATGCTACGTAAAGAAGGTGGCCTCCAACCAACACAACGAGCAACGATTGAAGAACAAGTTGCCAAATTTCTTTACATATTATCACATGGTGTAAAGCATCGggaaatatctttttttttccgtCGCTCTGGTGAGACTATAAACCGTCATTTCCATCAAGTGTTAAGATCTGTGATACAACTAGAAGAGAAGTTTCTGAAACAACCTGATGGATCTCAAACTTCAGTAGAAATACTCAACAGTTCTAGGTTCTTcccatattttaag GATTGCATTGGGGCAATTGATGGAACGCACATTCGGGCAAAAGTTCCTATTGAAGATGCACCAAGATATCGTGGTAGAAAGGACTACCCAACACAAAATGTGCTAGCGGCATGtacatttgatttaaaatttacatATGTTTTGCCTGGATGGGAAGGAACTGCGTCAGActcaagaattttaaaaaatgcatTAAGTAGACGAGATAAGCTAAAAGTCCCCCAAG GCAAATATTACCTTGTTGATGCTGGATTCATGTTGAGGAGCACGCTTCTTGCACCTTATAGAGGAGTTCGTTATCACTTAAAAGAGTATTCAAGAAATCCACCACAAAATGCTAAAGAGTTATTCAACCTTCGACATGCATCCTTACGCAATGCGATTGAAAGAGCATTTGGAGTCTTGAAGAAAAGATTTCCTATAATAGCAAGCTCAAATGAACCATCTTATGGAGTtccaacccagaaaaaaataattttagcatGTTGCATTTTGCACAATTACTTGATTGGTGCAGATCCGGATGATAGAATTCTTCATGAGGTGGATGAAGAAATTTTAAACAATCCTGAACCCCATGAACAGCTTGGtgcacaaagagagagaaataatgaTGATGTTGCCCAAGGAGAGATTTTAAGAAACTTAATAGCAACTGATATGTGGAGGGATTATACATCCAATCCAACTTGA